In one Trichlorobacter lovleyi SZ genomic region, the following are encoded:
- a CDS encoding DUF1858 domain-containing protein, with amino-acid sequence MAQATAKITKDMTFLEMLRTYPETAKVLKKYNLACAGCMGAQSEPIDLGAINHGLDPEQLLADLNAAVK; translated from the coding sequence ATGGCACAGGCAACAGCTAAAATCACCAAAGATATGACGTTTCTTGAGATGTTGCGGACCTATCCTGAAACAGCCAAGGTTCTGAAGAAGTACAACCTGGCCTGTGCCGGCTGTATGGGAGCCCAGAGTGAGCCGATTGACCTGGGGGCCATCAACCACGGTCTTGACCCGGAGCAGCTGTTGGCTGACCTGAATGCTGCGGTAAAATAG
- the carA gene encoding glutamine-hydrolyzing carbamoyl-phosphate synthase small subunit, whose translation MKAILALADGRIFEGKSFGAGGEASGEVVFNTAMTGYQEVLTDPSYKGQMVTMTYTQIGNTGINPEDIESRGLFLSGFIVREYLDFPSNFRSTMSLDAYLKENGVVGIHGLDTRALTRHLRDKGAQNGIISTVDFDHASLVAKARAIPSMAGLDLASGVSCDKPYHWTEGAWKLGEGYPQIDPATLKYKVVAYDFGIKYNILRCLVDAGCDVTVVPATFPAEEALAMNPDGIFLSNGPGDPEPLVAVQQEIRKFIGKKPVFGICLGHQLLGLALGGRTVKLPFGNHGSNLPVMDMSTRVVEITSQNHGFAVDLASLGDVACLGHENLNDQTVEGIRHCTLPVFSVQHHPEASPGPHDSQYLFGRFVEMMEQHR comes from the coding sequence ATGAAAGCAATCCTTGCGCTGGCTGATGGGCGCATCTTTGAAGGCAAATCATTTGGAGCCGGTGGTGAAGCCTCCGGTGAGGTGGTATTCAACACTGCCATGACCGGTTATCAGGAGGTGCTGACTGATCCCTCTTACAAGGGACAGATGGTCACCATGACCTACACCCAGATTGGCAACACCGGCATCAACCCTGAGGATATCGAGAGCCGTGGACTGTTTCTGTCAGGTTTTATTGTGCGGGAGTATCTGGACTTTCCTTCCAACTTCCGTTCCACCATGTCTCTGGATGCCTATCTGAAAGAGAATGGTGTGGTTGGTATCCATGGACTGGATACCCGTGCCCTGACCCGCCACCTGCGGGATAAGGGGGCACAGAACGGGATCATCTCCACTGTGGATTTTGACCATGCCTCGCTGGTGGCCAAGGCCAGGGCCATACCCAGCATGGCAGGTCTTGATCTGGCTTCAGGTGTTTCCTGTGACAAGCCGTACCACTGGACTGAAGGGGCCTGGAAACTGGGAGAGGGCTATCCCCAGATTGATCCTGCCACCCTGAAATACAAAGTAGTGGCCTATGACTTTGGCATCAAATACAATATCCTGCGCTGTCTGGTGGATGCCGGCTGTGATGTGACCGTGGTTCCCGCTACCTTCCCGGCTGAAGAGGCCCTGGCCATGAATCCTGATGGTATCTTCCTGAGTAACGGCCCTGGCGACCCTGAACCGCTGGTGGCTGTGCAGCAGGAGATCCGTAAATTTATCGGTAAAAAGCCGGTTTTCGGTATCTGTCTGGGGCATCAGCTGCTGGGTCTGGCTCTGGGGGGCAGGACCGTCAAACTGCCGTTCGGTAATCATGGCTCAAACCTGCCGGTCATGGATATGTCTACCCGCGTTGTGGAGATAACGTCCCAGAACCATGGCTTTGCCGTAGATCTCGCGTCACTGGGTGATGTGGCCTGTCTGGGGCATGAAAACCTGAATGATCAGACCGTTGAAGGTATCCGGCATTGCACTCTGCCGGTGTTCTCGGTACAGCATCACCCAGAGGCATCACCAGGCCCCCATGATTCGCAGTATCTGTTTGGGCGGTTTGTTGAAATGATGGAGCAGCATCGTTAG
- the greA gene encoding transcription elongation factor GreA: protein MSNNIPLTKESYEALQEELKRLIREERPKVIQDIAEARSHGDLSENAEYDAAKNRQGFIEGRIQELQGKLARAHVVDLTGLKPDKVVFGATVTLYDTASEEEITYKIVGEDEADIKLGKISCTSPVGKALIGHKLDDSVKVKVPAGTKEYEIIEIKYE, encoded by the coding sequence ATGTCAAACAACATACCACTTACCAAAGAGAGCTATGAGGCACTTCAGGAAGAGCTGAAGCGTTTGATTCGTGAAGAACGTCCCAAGGTGATTCAGGATATTGCTGAGGCACGTAGTCATGGTGACCTTTCTGAGAATGCTGAATACGATGCTGCCAAAAACCGTCAGGGGTTTATTGAGGGCAGGATTCAGGAGCTGCAGGGCAAGCTGGCACGTGCCCATGTGGTTGACCTGACCGGACTCAAGCCGGATAAGGTGGTCTTTGGAGCCACGGTTACCCTGTATGATACGGCCTCAGAAGAAGAGATCACCTACAAGATCGTTGGTGAAGACGAGGCTGACATCAAGTTGGGCAAGATCTCCTGCACCTCACCGGTCGGCAAGGCGCTGATTGGACACAAGCTGGATGATTCAGTCAAGGTGAAGGTGCCGGCTGGCACTAAAGAATATGAAATCATTGAGATAAAATACGAGTAG
- a CDS encoding dihydroorotase: MNLLIKGGRVIDPSQGIDDTLDVVVENGLVKEIGKGLATSAGAETIDASGKYVVPGLIDMHVHLRDPGLEYKEDIISGTRAAVAGGFTSVCCMPNTKPAIDNKAIASYIINKAKTEGACNVFPVGTITQGMHGDRLAEMGELKESGCVAVSDDGKPVKNSELMRRALQYAAGIGIMVISHAEELELVGEGVMNEGFTSTELGLKGIPRVAEDIATAREIMLAEYVGAPIHIAHVSTKGAVRIIREAKGRGVKVTCETAPHYFTLTDDAVRGYNTNAKMNPPLREADDLAAIKAGLKDGTIDCIATDHAPHHLDEKDVEFNEAMNGIVGLETSLPLSLKLVDEGVLNLSQLIEKMSCKPSELLGLGRGSLKAGNVADITVIDPAKQWTVTESALASKSKNSPWLGATMAGAAACTVVGGKIVFSGR; encoded by the coding sequence ATGAATCTTCTGATCAAAGGCGGCAGAGTGATTGATCCCAGCCAGGGGATTGATGATACCCTTGATGTTGTGGTGGAAAACGGTCTGGTTAAAGAGATTGGCAAAGGACTGGCAACCTCGGCTGGTGCAGAGACCATCGATGCAAGCGGTAAGTACGTGGTGCCGGGTCTGATCGACATGCATGTGCATCTGCGTGACCCAGGCCTGGAGTATAAAGAAGATATTATCTCCGGTACCAGGGCTGCGGTGGCTGGTGGTTTTACCTCGGTCTGCTGCATGCCCAACACCAAGCCTGCCATTGATAACAAGGCGATTGCTTCCTACATCATTAATAAGGCCAAGACTGAAGGGGCATGCAATGTCTTTCCAGTTGGGACCATCACCCAGGGGATGCACGGTGACCGTCTGGCTGAGATGGGCGAGCTAAAAGAGTCTGGCTGTGTGGCGGTGTCTGATGACGGCAAGCCGGTCAAAAACAGTGAGTTGATGCGGCGCGCCTTGCAGTATGCTGCCGGTATCGGCATTATGGTCATCTCCCATGCAGAAGAGTTGGAGCTGGTGGGTGAAGGGGTGATGAACGAGGGATTTACCTCAACCGAATTAGGGCTAAAGGGAATCCCCAGGGTGGCGGAGGATATTGCCACTGCCCGTGAGATCATGCTGGCTGAGTATGTTGGGGCGCCGATCCATATTGCCCATGTATCCACCAAAGGTGCCGTACGGATTATACGGGAGGCAAAGGGCCGCGGCGTTAAGGTAACCTGCGAGACGGCACCGCACTACTTCACGCTTACGGACGACGCGGTGCGGGGGTATAATACCAATGCCAAGATGAATCCGCCTCTACGTGAGGCTGACGATCTGGCAGCGATCAAGGCTGGCCTGAAGGATGGCACCATTGACTGCATTGCAACTGACCATGCCCCCCATCACCTGGATGAGAAGGATGTAGAATTTAACGAGGCCATGAACGGTATTGTGGGGTTGGAAACCTCATTACCGCTCTCGCTCAAGCTGGTGGATGAAGGGGTGCTGAACCTTTCGCAATTGATTGAAAAGATGAGTTGCAAGCCGTCAGAATTATTGGGCCTTGGTCGTGGATCTCTTAAGGCGGGCAACGTGGCTGACATTACCGTGATTGATCCGGCCAAGCAGTGGACTGTGACAGAGTCGGCCCTTGCCAGCAAATCCAAGAACTCACCCTGGCTGGGGGCAACCATGGCCGGTGCGGCAGCATGTACCGTTGTTGGTGGTAAGATCGTATTTTCAGGTAGATAA
- a CDS encoding ferritin-like domain-containing protein, giving the protein MKELLNTCAKIERAVSDLYFQFGQLYAEAPQLSELWQKTAREELNHEQQFLMASRLYSSQLTPDASVSVERLHKILDAVRGVHDKVLQAPPSPEQALKLSISLEEQLVETHLKAVLCFDDHSINRLFKAMMAADHEHVAALQKYLATGEITEPA; this is encoded by the coding sequence ATGAAAGAACTACTCAATACCTGTGCAAAAATTGAAAGAGCGGTCAGCGATCTCTACTTTCAGTTCGGGCAACTTTATGCTGAAGCTCCGCAACTTTCAGAGCTCTGGCAGAAGACAGCCCGGGAAGAGCTGAACCATGAACAGCAGTTCCTGATGGCCAGCCGGCTCTATTCGTCACAACTGACACCTGATGCTTCAGTCAGTGTTGAGCGATTGCATAAGATTCTTGATGCTGTTCGCGGGGTGCACGACAAGGTTTTGCAGGCACCGCCAAGCCCGGAACAGGCGCTGAAACTGTCAATCAGTCTGGAAGAACAGCTGGTTGAAACACACCTTAAGGCAGTGCTCTGTTTTGATGACCATTCGATCAACCGGCTTTTCAAGGCCATGATGGCAGCCGACCATGAACATGTGGCAGCATTGCAAAAGTATCTTGCTACAGGTGAAATAACCGAACCGGCATGA
- a CDS encoding DMT family protein, with translation MRTVVLLFISNIFMTFAWYAHLKNLNNRHWFIAVLVSWGIAFFEYLVQVPANRIGYHGTFSLAQLKITQEVITLAVFVPFAVLYMGVPLKLDYLWAGCCLAGAVYFIFR, from the coding sequence ATGAGAACCGTTGTCCTGCTGTTTATCTCAAATATTTTCATGACCTTTGCCTGGTATGCCCACTTAAAGAATCTGAACAACCGGCATTGGTTTATTGCTGTGCTGGTCTCGTGGGGGATCGCGTTTTTTGAGTACCTGGTGCAGGTGCCGGCCAACCGGATCGGGTATCATGGCACCTTCAGTCTGGCGCAGTTGAAGATCACTCAGGAAGTGATTACCCTGGCGGTGTTTGTCCCGTTTGCAGTGCTGTATATGGGGGTTCCGTTAAAACTTGATTACCTCTGGGCCGGATGTTGTCTGGCCGGGGCAGTTTACTTTATATTTCGCTGA
- the carB gene encoding carbamoyl-phosphate synthase large subunit has product MPKRTDIKKILIIGAGPIVIGQACEFDYSGTQACKALKEEGYEVVLLNSNPATIMTDPDFADRTYVEPVTPEILAKIIEKERPDAVLPTLGGQTALNTAVSVAEMGILDKFGVELIGAKLPAIKKAEDRTLFKQAMEKIGLSVPKSGLAHNRTEVMEVIKQVGFPAIIRPSFTLGGTGGGIAYNMEEYERMAMVGIDASPTDEILVEESVIGWKEYELEVMRDTADNVVIICSIENFDPMGVHTGDSITVAPAQTLTDKEYQILRDASLKIIREIGVDTGGSNIQFGINPRDGRLVVIEMNPRVSRSSALASKATGFPIAKIAAKLAVGYTLDEIRNDITRETPACFEPTIDYVVTKIPRFTFEKFPAADATLTTQMKSVGEVMAIGRTFKESFQKALRSLEIGVCGFDSKLFDLGSETRRSLTDHEQQLLLEKLSVPNADRLWYLGDALRSGMTVDEVYKHTAFDPWFVNNMRQIIEKEEELKGLHPTAVTRDQLYEAKQYGFSDKMLAKLWKVSEDQVRELRWSLKVRPVYKRVDTCAAEFVAYTPYLYSTYEEECEAEVTDRKKIIILGGGPNRIGQGIEFDYCCVHGVFALAEDGYETIMVNCNPETVSTDYDTSDRLYFEPLTQEDVLEIVAKENPVGVIVQFGGQTPLKLSVALEKAGVPIIGTSPDAIDRAEDRERFQEMLHKLDLLQPANGTARSFEEAEEVANRIGYPVVVRPSYVLGGRAMEIVYDVENLRRYMTTAVQASPEHPILVDKFLDAAIEIDVDALCDGKQVVIGGIMEHIEEAGIHSGDSACSLPPYSLSQELIAEVRRQTEIMALELNVIGLMNVQYAVKDGTIYILEVNPRASRTAPFVSKATGRPLAKIAARIMAGKTLAELGVSGDIVPDYFSVKEAVFPFVKFPGVDTILGPEMKSTGEVMGIGDSFAEAFAKSQLGANVKMPLSGNAFISVRDGDKKHVVTAAEKLYKAGFGILATGGTASFLEEKGIPVRRINKVMEGRPHIVDALKNGEVQLVINTTQGAQAVADSFSIRREALMHSVAYYTTATGANAAVDAIIALKGQELRVKPLQDYLCQELK; this is encoded by the coding sequence ATGCCTAAAAGAACAGATATCAAAAAGATTCTGATTATCGGAGCAGGGCCGATCGTGATCGGCCAGGCCTGCGAGTTTGACTATTCCGGTACCCAGGCCTGCAAGGCGCTGAAAGAGGAAGGCTACGAGGTGGTATTGCTGAACAGTAACCCGGCCACCATCATGACCGACCCGGATTTTGCTGATCGTACCTATGTCGAGCCGGTCACCCCTGAGATTCTGGCCAAGATCATTGAGAAAGAACGTCCAGACGCTGTACTGCCCACCCTGGGGGGGCAGACCGCCCTGAACACGGCAGTCAGTGTGGCAGAGATGGGGATTCTGGACAAGTTTGGGGTTGAGCTGATCGGTGCCAAACTGCCTGCCATTAAAAAGGCTGAAGATCGTACCCTGTTCAAGCAGGCCATGGAGAAGATCGGTCTGTCCGTACCTAAATCAGGCCTGGCCCATAACCGTACAGAGGTGATGGAGGTGATCAAACAGGTTGGCTTTCCGGCCATTATCCGTCCCTCCTTTACCCTGGGCGGTACCGGCGGCGGCATCGCCTACAATATGGAAGAGTACGAGCGGATGGCCATGGTGGGGATTGATGCCTCACCAACCGACGAGATTCTGGTGGAAGAGTCGGTAATCGGCTGGAAAGAGTATGAACTGGAGGTGATGCGGGACACGGCTGACAACGTGGTGATCATCTGCTCCATTGAGAACTTTGATCCCATGGGGGTTCACACCGGTGACTCCATCACCGTTGCCCCGGCCCAGACCCTGACCGACAAGGAATACCAGATCCTGCGGGATGCCTCGTTGAAGATCATCCGCGAGATCGGTGTTGATACCGGAGGTTCCAACATCCAGTTCGGTATCAATCCCCGTGATGGCCGTCTGGTGGTAATCGAAATGAACCCGCGGGTCTCCCGTTCATCTGCCCTGGCTTCCAAGGCGACCGGCTTCCCGATTGCCAAGATCGCTGCCAAGCTGGCTGTTGGCTATACTCTGGATGAGATCCGCAATGACATTACCCGAGAGACACCGGCCTGCTTTGAGCCGACCATCGATTATGTGGTCACCAAGATTCCGCGCTTTACCTTTGAAAAATTCCCGGCTGCCGACGCCACACTGACTACCCAGATGAAGTCGGTGGGGGAGGTGATGGCCATTGGCCGGACCTTCAAGGAATCGTTCCAGAAGGCGCTCCGTTCCCTTGAGATCGGTGTCTGCGGTTTTGATTCCAAGCTGTTTGATCTTGGCAGTGAGACCCGCCGTTCCCTGACTGACCATGAGCAGCAACTGCTGCTTGAGAAGTTGAGTGTCCCCAATGCAGACCGGCTCTGGTACCTGGGGGATGCCCTGCGCAGCGGCATGACGGTTGATGAGGTGTACAAGCATACCGCCTTTGATCCCTGGTTTGTGAACAACATGCGCCAGATTATTGAAAAGGAAGAAGAGCTGAAAGGGCTGCATCCAACTGCTGTTACCCGTGACCAGCTGTATGAAGCCAAGCAGTACGGTTTCTCTGACAAGATGCTGGCAAAGCTCTGGAAGGTCAGCGAAGACCAGGTGCGTGAACTGCGCTGGAGCCTGAAGGTGCGTCCGGTTTACAAACGGGTGGATACCTGTGCAGCCGAGTTTGTGGCCTATACCCCCTATCTCTATTCAACCTATGAGGAAGAGTGCGAGGCAGAGGTAACCGACCGTAAGAAGATCATCATCCTGGGGGGGGGACCCAACCGGATCGGCCAGGGGATCGAGTTTGACTACTGCTGCGTGCATGGCGTCTTTGCCCTGGCAGAGGATGGCTACGAGACCATCATGGTCAACTGCAACCCGGAAACAGTTTCCACTGATTATGACACCTCTGACCGTCTCTACTTTGAGCCGCTGACCCAGGAGGATGTGCTGGAGATCGTGGCCAAGGAAAATCCGGTGGGGGTGATCGTGCAGTTTGGCGGCCAGACGCCGCTCAAGTTGTCAGTGGCCCTTGAAAAGGCCGGTGTGCCTATCATCGGTACCAGCCCGGATGCCATTGACCGGGCTGAGGATCGTGAGCGTTTCCAGGAAATGCTGCACAAGCTGGACCTGCTGCAACCTGCCAATGGTACGGCCCGTTCCTTTGAAGAGGCTGAAGAGGTGGCCAACCGGATCGGCTATCCGGTGGTGGTACGTCCTTCCTATGTACTGGGTGGACGGGCCATGGAGATTGTCTACGATGTGGAGAACCTGCGGCGCTATATGACCACTGCGGTCCAGGCCTCGCCTGAACATCCGATTCTTGTGGATAAATTTCTGGATGCTGCCATTGAGATCGATGTGGACGCCCTTTGCGATGGCAAGCAGGTGGTGATCGGCGGGATCATGGAGCATATTGAAGAGGCTGGTATCCATTCCGGTGATTCCGCCTGTTCCCTGCCACCTTACTCATTGTCCCAGGAACTGATTGCCGAGGTACGCCGCCAGACCGAGATCATGGCCCTTGAGCTGAATGTTATCGGTCTTATGAACGTCCAGTACGCGGTCAAGGATGGTACCATCTATATCCTTGAGGTTAACCCCCGTGCGTCCCGTACCGCTCCGTTTGTCTCCAAGGCCACCGGTCGTCCGCTGGCAAAGATCGCTGCCCGGATCATGGCTGGCAAAACCCTGGCAGAACTGGGTGTCTCCGGTGACATTGTACCGGATTACTTTTCAGTCAAGGAAGCGGTCTTCCCGTTTGTCAAGTTTCCAGGTGTGGATACCATCCTGGGGCCTGAGATGAAGTCTACCGGTGAGGTAATGGGAATCGGTGACAGCTTTGCCGAGGCCTTTGCCAAATCGCAGCTGGGCGCCAACGTCAAGATGCCGCTTTCCGGTAACGCCTTTATCAGCGTACGGGATGGGGATAAGAAACATGTTGTCACTGCTGCTGAAAAACTGTATAAAGCCGGATTCGGCATCCTTGCAACCGGTGGTACGGCGTCATTCCTTGAAGAAAAAGGTATTCCGGTGCGTCGGATCAACAAGGTCATGGAAGGCCGCCCTCATATTGTTGATGCCTTGAAAAACGGCGAGGTGCAACTGGTGATCAACACCACCCAGGGAGCCCAGGCCGTGGCTGACTCATTCTCAATCCGTCGTGAAGCCTTGATGCACAGCGTTGCCTATTACACCACTGCCACCGGTGCCAATGCCGCTGTCGATGCCATTATTGCCCTGAAGGGGCAGGAACTACGGGTTAAGCCGCTGCAGGACTATCTTTGTCAGGAGCTGAAGTAA
- a CDS encoding Lcl C-terminal domain-containing protein, producing MKKKQQYFVHGLCVAATLLLAACGGSSSATTTTTTSTVSAVTPASTATIGTAVSITVTGANLPLTAVFTLQDGTCDSPTVNSATTITQSCTPGGSAGTKTITVLTASGGTVIDASQTITVAAAFVASLPDTGITDQQCYQAGSDTLISCSSAGAIALNDQQDGMITPGTSGMSYSAVGAYPLTSCVQDNKTGLIWEGKTDDGGLRDKDNTYTNYGDSRAGDASAYVTAVNATSLCGYTDWRLPTADELQMIVDYSIAYPAPTINSTWFPNTVGSAYWSASPYAGYSDYAWVVHFSFGGVNGGGRGNAVYVRLVRAGQ from the coding sequence ATGAAGAAAAAACAACAGTATTTTGTACATGGCCTATGCGTGGCAGCAACCCTGCTGCTGGCCGCATGCGGCGGCAGTAGCAGTGCAACCACGACCACCACAACCTCCACGGTCAGTGCCGTAACCCCTGCCAGCACCGCAACCATCGGCACGGCCGTAAGTATTACTGTAACCGGTGCCAACCTGCCGTTAACCGCGGTCTTTACCTTGCAAGACGGCACCTGCGACAGCCCAACAGTAAATAGTGCCACTACCATAACGCAAAGCTGCACACCTGGTGGTAGCGCCGGGACAAAGACCATAACCGTGCTGACTGCCAGTGGTGGTACGGTGATCGATGCCAGCCAGACAATAACTGTGGCAGCAGCATTTGTCGCCAGTCTGCCTGACACCGGCATAACTGATCAGCAATGTTATCAGGCCGGAAGCGATACGCTGATAAGCTGCAGCAGTGCCGGTGCCATTGCCTTGAATGACCAGCAGGACGGTATGATTACCCCCGGTACAAGCGGTATGAGCTACAGCGCTGTGGGGGCTTACCCGCTTACTTCCTGCGTACAGGACAACAAAACTGGCCTGATCTGGGAAGGCAAGACCGATGATGGCGGCCTGCGGGATAAAGACAACACCTATACCAACTACGGTGACAGCAGAGCCGGTGATGCCTCTGCCTATGTAACAGCAGTGAATGCAACCAGCCTCTGCGGGTATACAGACTGGCGCCTGCCCACGGCTGATGAACTGCAGATGATTGTGGACTACAGCATTGCTTACCCCGCCCCAACCATTAATAGCACCTGGTTTCCAAACACCGTGGGCAGCGCCTACTGGTCTGCTTCTCCCTATGCAGGCTATAGTGACTACGCCTGGGTCGTCCATTTCAGCTTTGGCGGCGTTAACGGCGGCGGCCGTGGCAATGCCGTCTATGTGCGGTTAGTGCGTGCCGGTCAGTGA
- the pyrR gene encoding bifunctional pyr operon transcriptional regulator/uracil phosphoribosyltransferase PyrR: MAGETTKTVILDNSGIRRALTRISHEILEKNKGLSDVVLVGIQSGGAYLAREISLCMEIIEGERVPVGSIDITLYRDDIKQHAPHKSVGKTDISFSLEGKRVVLVDDVLFTGRTIRAALDALMDHGRPCCIQLAVLIDRGHRELPIRADFVGRNVPTSLKENVEVTFDDKQQPFEVVLEK; this comes from the coding sequence ATGGCTGGTGAGACGACCAAGACGGTTATTCTTGACAATAGCGGTATCCGGCGGGCTTTGACCAGGATATCCCACGAGATCCTTGAAAAAAACAAGGGGCTCTCAGATGTGGTGCTGGTCGGCATTCAATCCGGAGGAGCCTATCTGGCCCGCGAGATTTCGCTCTGTATGGAGATCATTGAAGGTGAACGGGTGCCGGTAGGGTCAATTGATATTACGCTGTATCGGGATGATATCAAACAGCACGCCCCTCATAAGTCAGTAGGCAAGACCGATATCTCCTTTTCTCTGGAAGGAAAGCGGGTGGTGCTGGTGGACGATGTACTGTTTACCGGTCGTACCATTCGGGCGGCCCTGGATGCCTTGATGGACCATGGGCGGCCCTGTTGCATTCAACTGGCCGTACTGATTGACCGCGGCCATCGCGAGCTGCCGATCCGGGCTGATTTTGTGGGGCGTAACGTTCCGACCAGTCTGAAGGAAAACGTTGAAGTCACTTTTGATGATAAACAGCAGCCGTTTGAAGTGGTTCTTGAAAAATAA
- a CDS encoding radical SAM protein, whose protein sequence is MQYHALYQSGELLQRVRTAYQRLASCDLCPHHCGVNRIKGEQGRCKSGLMPRIASANLHRGEEPPISGSRGSGTIFFSGCTLSCLFCQNYPISQQNNGESISTAELAKRMLGLQKRGAHNLNLVTPTHWLPQFLAALWLAIPQGFQLPIVWNSSGYETVEALQLLDGVVSVYLPDMKYADDAQAIVLSNAPGYAATNRRAVTEMLRQVGQLQVDENGIAVQGLIIRHLVLPQARAGSAETLPWIARQLGPETHIALMSQYFPAWKATRTDGINRALSHDEYDAAVAVLEEAGLENGWVQELDQERDRI, encoded by the coding sequence ATGCAATACCACGCTCTTTATCAATCAGGTGAACTGCTGCAGCGGGTTCGTACGGCATATCAAAGGTTGGCCAGCTGTGACCTCTGTCCGCATCATTGCGGAGTAAACCGGATCAAGGGTGAGCAGGGTAGGTGCAAAAGCGGACTCATGCCGCGGATAGCATCAGCCAACCTGCACCGGGGAGAAGAACCACCGATCAGCGGCAGCAGAGGCTCCGGCACGATCTTTTTTTCAGGCTGCACCCTAAGCTGTCTTTTCTGCCAAAACTATCCGATCAGTCAGCAGAATAATGGCGAGAGCATCAGCACCGCAGAGCTGGCAAAACGGATGCTGGGGCTGCAGAAGCGGGGAGCCCACAACCTGAATCTGGTGACCCCTACCCATTGGTTGCCTCAGTTTCTGGCAGCGCTCTGGCTGGCTATTCCACAGGGGTTTCAACTGCCGATAGTCTGGAACTCCAGCGGCTATGAGACCGTTGAGGCGTTGCAGCTGTTGGACGGTGTGGTCAGTGTCTATTTACCGGACATGAAGTATGCCGATGATGCTCAGGCCATTGTCTTGTCCAATGCACCGGGCTATGCGGCCACTAACCGGCGTGCTGTGACAGAGATGCTGCGTCAGGTGGGACAGCTGCAGGTTGATGAAAACGGGATTGCGGTGCAGGGGCTGATCATTCGCCACCTGGTGTTGCCGCAGGCCAGGGCTGGTTCAGCCGAGACATTACCCTGGATAGCCAGGCAGCTGGGGCCCGAAACCCATATTGCCTTGATGAGCCAGTATTTTCCAGCCTGGAAAGCCACCCGCACAGATGGGATTAATCGTGCGCTGAGCCACGATGAGTATGACGCAGCAGTTGCGGTGCTTGAAGAAGCTGGTCTTGAAAACGGTTGGGTGCAGGAGCTGGATCAGGAGCGTGACCGTATTTGA
- a CDS encoding aspartate carbamoyltransferase catalytic subunit, translated as MEFKHKDIIALRDLSKEEIELLISTAENMREVNSRDIKKVPTLRGKTIINLFYESSTRTRTSFEIAGKRLSADTVNIAPSNSSATKGETLADTALNLLAMKPDIIVMRHAVSGSHYFLSKKVGCSIINAGDGAHEHPSQGLLDMLTIKDKFGRLDGLKVAMVGDITHSRVARSNIQGLTKMGSSIFLAGPPTMMPPGVEQLGNVTVCGTMKEAIQDADVVIMLRIQQERQGKTLMPNTREYSRYFGLNPENVKWAKPDAMVMHPGPINRGVEMSSYVVDGNQSHILKQVENGVAVRMAMLYHVCGGGNVE; from the coding sequence ATGGAATTCAAGCATAAGGATATTATTGCACTGCGTGACCTGAGCAAGGAAGAGATTGAGTTGTTGATCTCCACTGCTGAAAACATGCGAGAGGTGAACAGCCGGGATATCAAGAAGGTGCCCACCCTGCGGGGCAAGACCATCATCAACCTGTTCTACGAATCATCCACCCGTACCCGTACCTCATTTGAGATTGCAGGTAAGCGGCTTTCAGCTGATACGGTCAATATTGCCCCCTCCAACAGCTCTGCCACCAAGGGTGAAACCCTGGCTGATACGGCTCTGAACCTGCTGGCCATGAAGCCGGACATCATTGTGATGCGTCATGCGGTCTCCGGTTCCCATTACTTCTTATCCAAGAAGGTCGGTTGCTCCATTATCAATGCCGGTGACGGTGCCCACGAGCATCCCTCCCAGGGACTGCTGGATATGTTGACTATCAAGGATAAGTTTGGCAGGTTGGATGGCCTTAAGGTGGCCATGGTAGGCGATATTACCCACAGTCGGGTGGCCCGCTCTAACATTCAGGGACTGACCAAGATGGGCTCTTCCATCTTTCTGGCTGGCCCCCCTACCATGATGCCACCTGGCGTGGAGCAGTTGGGTAATGTCACTGTTTGCGGCACCATGAAAGAGGCGATCCAGGACGCAGACGTGGTGATCATGCTGCGAATCCAGCAGGAACGTCAGGGCAAGACCCTGATGCCCAATACCCGTGAATATTCCCGCTATTTTGGGTTAAACCCGGAGAATGTTAAGTGGGCCAAGCCGGATGCCATGGTGATGCATCCGGGCCCGATCAACCGCGGGGTTGAGATGTCCTCCTATGTGGTGGATGGCAATCAGTCTCATATCCTGAAACAGGTGGAAAATGGCGTGGCTGTACGGATGGCGATGTTGTATCACGTCTGTGGTGGCGGCAATGTTGAATGA